From the Acidicapsa ligni genome, one window contains:
- a CDS encoding plasmid mobilization protein, with amino-acid sequence MNANASPHTQPHSSRSGSEKRKRGVPVSVRFLPEERIAVEEKARLTGLSVASFLRACGLGTPGPRARRSAPVDAEALGHATAALNRVGNNVNQIAHRLNIAGSSITADECFAALAEIRAAAATIREIVGRKDRT; translated from the coding sequence ATGAACGCGAACGCGAGCCCGCACACGCAGCCGCATTCTTCGCGAAGCGGCAGCGAGAAAAGAAAGCGCGGCGTTCCTGTATCCGTCCGGTTCCTGCCGGAGGAACGCATCGCCGTGGAAGAGAAAGCCCGTTTGACCGGCCTCAGTGTCGCAAGCTTTCTGAGAGCTTGCGGACTGGGCACTCCCGGCCCACGCGCCAGGCGTAGCGCTCCCGTGGACGCCGAGGCCCTTGGCCACGCGACAGCGGCTTTGAACCGTGTCGGCAACAACGTCAATCAGATTGCCCACCGATTGAATATCGCAGGATCTTCGATCACTGCCGACGAATGCTTTGCAGCACTCGCAGAGATACGCGCAGCGGCAGCCACCATTCGGGAGATCGTCGGACGCAAGGACCGGACATGA
- a CDS encoding DUF3991 and TOPRIM domain-containing protein yields MFDPELESFKTKIDIQDYAAAQGYQLDRKQSWKGTSVMRHPNGDKVYITLDSDDHYVYKSYRDESDKGSIIDFVKNRMDLSLGAIRKELRPWIGQPPIPVPTFPALHKTSKDRMKVVEAWSRMKDAGGGHPYLERERALPASLLALDRFADRVRIDSKGNAVFPHFDAEGLSGYELKNVEFTGFASGGNKALWLSHELPGDQRLIFCESAIDALSHAVLFPDSHARYASIGGKPGLQQPELIRAAIVRMPVDSEIVAGMDNDAAGAELSGVVKKAVALTGRLDLKFSVQEPFGVKDWNDQLRQKPQPSLLFRPEIPSVA; encoded by the coding sequence ATGTTTGATCCCGAGTTGGAAAGCTTCAAGACGAAAATCGACATTCAGGACTATGCTGCCGCGCAAGGTTATCAACTTGACCGCAAGCAGTCCTGGAAGGGAACGAGCGTCATGCGGCATCCGAACGGAGATAAGGTATACATCACGCTCGATAGCGACGACCATTACGTTTATAAGTCGTACCGCGACGAAAGTGATAAAGGCTCAATTATTGATTTTGTGAAAAACCGAATGGATCTGAGCCTGGGGGCTATTCGCAAAGAGCTTCGACCCTGGATCGGGCAACCACCTATTCCCGTGCCTACTTTTCCTGCCCTGCACAAAACAAGCAAGGACAGGATGAAGGTGGTTGAGGCCTGGTCCCGCATGAAAGATGCAGGCGGCGGTCATCCTTATCTCGAACGAGAACGTGCCCTGCCCGCTTCGCTCCTCGCTCTTGATCGGTTCGCTGACCGTGTCCGCATCGATAGCAAAGGCAATGCGGTATTTCCGCATTTCGATGCCGAAGGTCTGAGCGGCTATGAACTCAAGAATGTCGAGTTTACCGGCTTTGCATCCGGTGGAAATAAAGCCCTCTGGCTTTCGCACGAATTACCGGGCGATCAGCGGCTGATCTTTTGCGAATCTGCAATCGACGCTCTAAGCCATGCGGTCCTGTTTCCTGACAGCCATGCGAGGTATGCATCAATCGGCGGCAAGCCCGGTCTTCAACAGCCGGAACTTATTCGAGCAGCTATTGTGCGAATGCCGGTGGACAGTGAAATCGTTGCTGGCATGGATAACGATGCTGCCGGTGCCGAATTATCAGGAGTGGTGAAAAAGGCTGTTGCTCTGACAGGCCGCCTCGATCTGAAGTTCTCTGTGCAGGAACCGTTTGGCGTGAAGGACTGGAACGATCAGCTGCGCCAGAAACCTCAACCCTCCCTCCTCTTCCGCCCGGAGATCCCTTCCGTCGCCTGA
- a CDS encoding helix-turn-helix domain-containing protein — protein MDSNGHIGRRLLNVREAALYLGLEVDTVYKKSRLREVPCVKVGRALRFDVKALERYIEQHTIETID, from the coding sequence ATGGATTCTAATGGTCATATCGGTAGGCGGCTCCTGAATGTCAGGGAGGCTGCCCTTTACCTCGGTCTCGAAGTGGACACGGTCTACAAGAAATCGCGGTTGCGGGAAGTCCCCTGCGTCAAGGTCGGTCGTGCGTTGCGGTTCGATGTGAAGGCGCTTGAGCGCTACATCGAGCAACACACAATCGAAACCATTGACTGA
- a CDS encoding helix-turn-helix domain-containing protein: MATDICVLVGQRIRKLRQMRGWTQTYLSVHAGVGRNYISDVELGKKEIGLRNLYLLAQSLEVSLEKLVAGIN; encoded by the coding sequence ATGGCAACCGATATTTGTGTCTTAGTGGGCCAGAGAATACGAAAATTAAGGCAGATGAGGGGCTGGACGCAGACCTACCTGTCAGTCCATGCGGGAGTGGGCCGGAACTACATTTCGGATGTTGAATTAGGAAAGAAAGAAATAGGGCTAAGAAACCTATATTTGCTTGCGCAAAGTCTGGAAGTCAGCCTCGAAAAACTGGTAGCTGGAATAAATTAG
- a CDS encoding tyrosine-type recombinase/integrase gives MSIRKKADGLYEVRWREGGRNRSLQITGGLELAKEVERKKMSARDENRHLDIKKEVNFRMSDLIDRYWDIFGKKKASADREISIVEGIRAELGRLFVREADGAVMQRWYENLTGKRGLAANTAVRHYNVMHHMMEKAATIWSKDTGIDKNPADMVEVLRPDDTRERFLSKEELERLKGALDERLLRKGTKDFNRTNLRMRLIVLTALATGMRSTEIHRLCWSDVMFGEGLIAVRARLKKGKVRYVPMAPQLAEELRSLPLVEDEDRIFPPTRGQSKSGRQRLEGSFDDLLSRARIRHFRFHDLRHTFASWYMMIGGDLYELAKILGHANIKMTERYAKLGRAHIAKTGVTAKAILGLLGSDYSQTEVQQALTA, from the coding sequence ATGTCCATCAGGAAGAAAGCTGACGGGCTCTATGAGGTCCGCTGGCGTGAGGGAGGAAGAAACCGGAGCCTGCAAATTACGGGTGGGCTCGAACTCGCAAAAGAGGTCGAGCGGAAGAAAATGTCCGCTCGCGATGAAAACCGTCATCTCGACATCAAGAAAGAGGTCAACTTCCGCATGTCGGATTTGATTGATCGTTACTGGGACATCTTCGGCAAGAAAAAAGCCTCGGCGGATCGTGAGATTTCAATCGTGGAAGGCATCCGGGCGGAACTCGGTCGCCTGTTCGTCCGCGAAGCCGATGGTGCGGTCATGCAACGCTGGTATGAAAATCTCACCGGCAAGCGTGGACTCGCAGCTAACACGGCTGTCCGGCACTACAACGTCATGCACCACATGATGGAGAAGGCTGCGACGATCTGGTCGAAGGATACCGGCATCGATAAAAATCCAGCAGATATGGTCGAGGTTCTCCGGCCCGATGATACGCGTGAGCGCTTCCTCTCAAAGGAAGAGCTTGAACGGCTCAAAGGGGCTCTTGATGAAAGGCTGCTCAGGAAAGGCACGAAGGATTTCAACCGGACTAATCTCCGGATGCGTCTCATCGTCCTAACCGCGCTCGCAACGGGTATGCGCTCGACGGAAATTCATCGTCTCTGTTGGTCGGATGTGATGTTCGGTGAGGGGCTAATCGCCGTGCGTGCCAGGCTCAAAAAGGGCAAGGTGCGTTACGTACCGATGGCTCCGCAACTCGCCGAAGAGCTTCGCAGTCTTCCTCTTGTTGAGGATGAAGATCGTATCTTTCCGCCGACACGGGGTCAGAGCAAAAGTGGAAGGCAGAGGCTCGAAGGAAGTTTCGATGACCTGCTTTCAAGGGCACGGATCAGGCATTTCCGCTTTCACGATCTGCGCCACACTTTTGCGTCCTGGTACATGATGATCGGCGGCGATCTCTATGAGCTGGCGAAGATCCTCGGGCACGCGAACATCAAGATGACGGAGCGTTACGCGAAGCTCGGGCGTGCGCATATTGCAAAGACGGGTGTCACAGCAAAAGCCATTCTGGGGTTGCTCGGAAGTGACTACTCGCAGACGGAAGTACAACAAGCGCTCACGGCCTAG
- a CDS encoding adenosine deaminase family protein — MRLLPSLLLVVLVSTAASAQSGGAADPHTLRTGRAFEAARKQGSLALHNFLVGMPKGADLHVHLSGAVYAESWIRAAGEDGLCIDPAALDFAKPVSGKCVKGEIAAADLLNQTQAPAAQGLYDKLINAFSMRSFVAYQGWSGHDQFFSTFDHFGGTDKRHTGEWIDEIVSRAAAQNEQYVELMDTPPFGHAAELGHTLGWNTNMADLRKKLLDGGLDEEVSAAKERIDSALVLRDKLEHCSTPEAAPACKVQVRFIYQILRGAPPEQVFAQTLLGFEAISKLPEFVGINFVQPEDGHISMTDYTLQMHMLDYLHSVYPSVHITLHAGELAPGMVPPEGLRFHIRQAVDLGHAERIGHGVDVMYEDNPEALLKELATKHIMVEINLTSNDGILGIKGLTGEHAHPLPYYRKAGVPVALSTDDEGVSRIDLTHEYTRAAEEYSLSYADLKQMARTGMEHDFLPGKSLWAQADKFTAPVSACRTQVLGAEKPAAACKTFLDSSEKATAQWEQERRFREFEAKW; from the coding sequence ATGCGTCTGCTCCCATCTCTGCTTCTTGTGGTCCTGGTTTCCACGGCTGCATCCGCCCAATCCGGCGGCGCCGCCGATCCACATACTCTTCGCACCGGGCGAGCCTTTGAAGCAGCCCGCAAGCAGGGGTCGCTGGCGCTGCATAACTTCCTCGTCGGTATGCCAAAGGGCGCAGATCTGCATGTGCATCTGAGCGGCGCCGTCTATGCCGAGAGCTGGATACGTGCCGCAGGCGAAGATGGACTGTGCATCGACCCCGCAGCCTTGGACTTTGCCAAGCCCGTCTCCGGCAAATGCGTAAAAGGCGAAATCGCCGCTGCGGACTTGCTGAATCAGACACAGGCACCAGCCGCTCAGGGCCTGTATGACAAGCTGATCAATGCCTTTTCCATGCGCAGCTTTGTCGCCTATCAAGGCTGGAGCGGGCACGATCAGTTCTTCTCCACCTTTGATCATTTTGGCGGAACAGACAAGCGCCACACAGGCGAGTGGATCGACGAAATCGTAAGCCGCGCCGCCGCTCAAAATGAGCAATACGTTGAGCTGATGGACACGCCTCCGTTTGGCCATGCAGCCGAACTCGGACACACCCTCGGCTGGAATACAAACATGGCCGACCTCCGCAAAAAGCTGCTCGATGGCGGTCTGGATGAAGAGGTATCTGCGGCCAAAGAACGCATTGATAGTGCGCTCGTCCTGCGCGACAAGTTGGAGCATTGCAGTACTCCCGAAGCCGCGCCCGCCTGCAAGGTGCAAGTACGCTTCATCTATCAAATTCTGCGCGGAGCCCCACCCGAGCAGGTGTTTGCGCAGACTCTCCTCGGCTTTGAAGCAATCTCCAAACTACCCGAGTTCGTCGGCATCAACTTTGTGCAGCCTGAAGATGGACACATCTCCATGACCGACTACACCCTGCAAATGCACATGTTGGACTATCTCCACTCCGTCTATCCATCCGTGCACATCACGCTGCATGCCGGTGAGCTTGCGCCGGGAATGGTCCCTCCCGAGGGACTCCGCTTCCACATCCGCCAGGCCGTCGATCTCGGCCACGCCGAGCGCATCGGCCACGGCGTTGACGTGATGTACGAAGACAATCCTGAAGCCCTGCTCAAAGAACTCGCCACAAAGCACATCATGGTTGAAATCAACCTGACATCCAACGACGGCATCCTCGGCATCAAGGGCCTGACCGGCGAACACGCCCACCCACTGCCCTACTACCGCAAGGCTGGAGTGCCAGTTGCGCTTTCCACCGATGACGAAGGAGTCTCGCGGATCGATCTGACACATGAGTACACCCGGGCAGCCGAAGAGTACTCCCTGAGCTACGCGGACCTGAAGCAGATGGCGCGTACAGGCATGGAACACGACTTCCTGCCCGGCAAAAGCCTGTGGGCACAGGCGGATAAATTCACCGCCCCTGTAAGCGCCTGCCGCACGCAGGTGCTGGGTGCAGAAAAGCCAGCAGCCGCATGCAAAACCTTCCTCGACAGCAGCGAAAAAGCAACAGCGCAATGGGAGCAGGAACGGCGCTTCCGAGAGTTTGAGGCAAAGTGGTAA
- a CDS encoding sugar-binding domain-containing protein: MSNALMVAAARMYHLEDLSKVEIAKKLSTNRRHVAELLTSARQEGLIRFDIFQTAAQELEKQLGERYPHMKKVIVRPGSRITSPEQYPGLVKQLAIGASEFFETLPGSFPRKNTLNISVSGGRHVLAFANCIANQDRHNIRIQIPALIGRGSNQSSTHINPVVNASILWARCGYLPGHCNYATVPPYPPAAPGPKTRRAVREQLEALGRNQAISQVVRAMDDIDVVFTGIGSVHPKVTGSLRKFFSFSLLEFVATPQQLESEGAAGSIGYCYYDKFGQGNEDWRFWLTAGHFSEHYWGVQFYKHMVESGKFVVAFSNPFDVQPVITALREKMFNVLIIDEYSAKKILEEA; the protein is encoded by the coding sequence ATGTCAAACGCGCTCATGGTTGCTGCGGCGCGTATGTATCATCTGGAAGACCTGAGCAAAGTAGAGATCGCGAAAAAGCTGAGCACAAACAGGCGGCATGTCGCAGAACTGCTGACTAGCGCCAGGCAGGAAGGCCTGATCCGGTTCGATATCTTTCAGACCGCCGCGCAGGAGCTTGAAAAGCAACTCGGGGAAAGATACCCCCACATGAAGAAAGTCATTGTGCGACCGGGATCAAGAATCACATCGCCCGAACAATACCCCGGCCTAGTCAAGCAGCTGGCAATCGGCGCGTCAGAGTTTTTCGAGACGTTGCCGGGTTCTTTTCCGCGCAAGAACACCCTCAACATTTCGGTCAGTGGTGGAAGGCATGTGCTGGCTTTTGCCAACTGCATCGCAAACCAGGATCGTCACAATATCCGCATCCAGATTCCAGCGTTGATCGGACGTGGCTCTAACCAAAGTTCGACACATATAAACCCCGTCGTGAATGCCTCAATTCTTTGGGCTCGATGCGGTTATCTACCGGGACATTGCAACTACGCAACCGTGCCTCCGTATCCACCCGCTGCACCTGGCCCAAAAACTCGCCGAGCAGTGAGGGAACAGCTCGAAGCGCTTGGACGAAACCAAGCGATTAGTCAGGTAGTACGCGCAATGGATGATATCGATGTCGTCTTTACCGGCATTGGTTCGGTGCACCCTAAAGTTACGGGAAGCCTACGGAAATTCTTCAGTTTCAGCCTGCTGGAGTTTGTCGCAACACCGCAACAACTTGAGTCAGAGGGCGCAGCAGGTTCCATAGGCTACTGCTATTACGACAAGTTCGGCCAAGGCAATGAGGACTGGCGCTTTTGGCTAACAGCGGGTCACTTTTCAGAGCACTACTGGGGAGTTCAGTTTTATAAGCATATGGTCGAATCCGGCAAGTTCGTGGTGGCTTTCAGTAATCCATTCGACGTGCAGCCAGTCATTACGGCGCTCAGAGAGAAGATGTTCAACGTCCTCATCATCGACGAATACAGCGCGAAAAAAATTCTGGAGGAGGCCTGA
- a CDS encoding relaxase/mobilization nuclease domain-containing protein, with amino-acid sequence MISKGTTHNNGVRLAAYMITGKEGERAELWQLRGFAATNIKDAFRDVQIMSGASRCEQPFFHVQVRNREGETLTRQQWELTADRIERMLGLSDQPRAISFHTYEHNNDEHMHVAWSRIDEQTLSAKALPYFKLRLKSISRELEAHFALEPVVNHREGKIKFAPTRAEEEQARRLGQDSNELRNTIRDCWDRADCGRSFQAALEHEGMTLAQGERRDFVVIDRAGGLHVLGKRILDMTAAKIRDRLSDLSRDDMPTVGMVRAMVEPEQERTKGRQPERREQEWDRDRADRDWQNAVINAAIDREKLEREYVEPEDRKKREGVGSRKKDGSEQTPSQTFNEAAQDVQKRENAPDHLRGPNAAIYAAYKRSSDAHSFVRSLEERGFTMAIATSEDVRNNNIDQFYKTDFAALIPHRLREGDYVAVADNGQVYNLNLYTTGEKTDRVQKFMAALDPKEFKGVYATLEIVKERGALREIERQAFRDLSAGKLKGERDARPTGRLGKKMRSKGADPFGPVISTSRAATRTVGKTLDAFSDAFASLFSPTLTPEQIRQGEVAGDRREAEADHTADFARYTSDMAQQRQQQEIEREAERQRVRERGGRDR; translated from the coding sequence ATGATTTCTAAAGGGACCACGCACAATAACGGGGTCCGGCTTGCCGCGTATATGATCACCGGCAAAGAGGGCGAACGCGCCGAGTTGTGGCAGCTTCGCGGCTTTGCGGCGACGAATATCAAAGACGCCTTTCGGGACGTGCAGATCATGTCCGGGGCATCAAGATGCGAGCAGCCTTTCTTTCATGTCCAGGTACGAAACCGCGAAGGCGAAACTCTCACACGCCAGCAATGGGAGCTTACCGCCGACCGGATTGAGCGGATGCTCGGGCTTTCGGATCAGCCCCGCGCCATCTCGTTTCATACATACGAGCACAACAACGACGAGCACATGCATGTTGCATGGAGCCGCATCGATGAACAGACGCTATCGGCCAAGGCGTTGCCGTATTTCAAACTCAGGTTGAAGTCGATCAGCCGTGAACTGGAAGCGCATTTCGCGTTGGAGCCGGTAGTGAACCACCGGGAAGGCAAGATCAAATTCGCACCGACACGCGCTGAAGAGGAGCAGGCCCGGCGTCTCGGCCAGGACTCCAACGAGCTGAGGAACACGATACGCGATTGTTGGGACCGCGCCGATTGCGGCAGAAGCTTTCAGGCAGCGCTTGAGCATGAAGGCATGACGCTCGCGCAAGGCGAACGCAGGGACTTCGTTGTGATCGACCGGGCAGGGGGCTTGCACGTTCTAGGCAAACGCATCCTCGATATGACGGCGGCGAAGATACGTGACCGCCTCTCTGATTTGTCCCGCGATGATATGCCGACCGTCGGCATGGTTCGAGCCATGGTCGAGCCGGAACAGGAAAGAACGAAAGGTCGCCAGCCGGAAAGGCGCGAGCAGGAATGGGACCGCGACCGTGCCGATCGGGACTGGCAGAACGCCGTCATCAATGCAGCGATCGACAGGGAAAAGCTCGAACGGGAATATGTCGAACCGGAGGACAGAAAAAAACGCGAAGGGGTGGGCAGTAGGAAAAAAGATGGTTCAGAGCAAACGCCTTCCCAGACCTTCAATGAAGCAGCTCAGGATGTTCAGAAGCGAGAAAATGCACCGGACCATTTGCGCGGACCGAATGCCGCGATATACGCGGCTTACAAGCGAAGCAGTGATGCCCACAGTTTCGTGAGGTCACTGGAAGAGCGCGGCTTCACTATGGCTATCGCGACAAGCGAGGATGTCAGAAACAACAACATCGATCAGTTCTACAAAACTGATTTCGCCGCTTTAATTCCGCATAGGCTTCGCGAAGGTGACTACGTAGCCGTTGCGGATAACGGACAGGTTTACAACCTGAATCTCTATACGACCGGGGAGAAGACAGATCGTGTACAGAAATTCATGGCAGCGCTTGATCCGAAGGAATTCAAAGGTGTCTACGCCACACTCGAAATCGTCAAAGAGCGTGGTGCATTGCGAGAGATCGAGCGCCAGGCATTCCGCGATCTAAGCGCCGGAAAGCTCAAGGGTGAAAGGGACGCGCGCCCGACCGGACGCCTTGGCAAAAAGATGCGCTCAAAAGGCGCTGATCCGTTTGGACCAGTGATAAGCACGAGCAGGGCCGCGACACGTACAGTCGGCAAAACGCTTGACGCTTTCAGCGATGCATTTGCTTCCTTGTTTTCGCCGACGCTTACGCCGGAACAGATACGGCAGGGTGAAGTTGCCGGTGACCGACGTGAGGCCGAAGCAGACCACACGGCTGATTTCGCCAGGTACACGAGCGACATGGCTCAACAGCGCCAGCAACAGGAAATCGAAAGAGAGGCCGAACGACAACGGGTCAGGGAGAGAGGCGGGCGAGACCGATAG
- a CDS encoding type IV secretory system conjugative DNA transfer family protein, with product MTSILFIFVMIVAGSMIARDSANKSRQKRIKAAYVFNPEKTQASAGFAAEAEIERGGLFKGKGIRFGFSPDGKRVLRYPGSGHVLVVAAARSGKLLTVVATMILSLSRKVSLCLIDPKAEIISIVGKARRACGKVAVWNPYEICLDYMKGLRQVSLNPMDDIDPHSINFWSDCWKLVSTHWDESEEKSDPHWGPSGKSLFGGIVQVLVKYGKPEERNLPTARAILTGANGHSIHEFAREVMALNDPSLQQIFARYAAKGAEESKEIQSFISTATTQTEFLNDPAIAGKLMRSDVSVRDLVREAGTTLAICLPVNRLHTSKAFSLFSGWVLHITLEEGQKGRRSDCIVVIDEMSLIGYSKAWQDAFALAAGAAGLKIVAIYQDVSQIMNQFGKAWPTIVQNCGLTIWFGARDQATRDVVSKLAGETEVLSRNRSVSIDHLTGEPHVSDSASSVVRPVIRPSEVGALASDEMLVFCEGVRGVIKAKRKPYLSEFRGRYGKNPYFKETGILSKLFE from the coding sequence ATGACATCCATACTCTTCATCTTCGTCATGATCGTTGCCGGATCGATGATTGCAAGGGATAGCGCGAACAAAAGCAGACAGAAACGGATCAAGGCCGCATATGTTTTTAACCCTGAAAAGACGCAGGCATCCGCCGGGTTTGCAGCTGAGGCAGAGATTGAACGCGGCGGTCTGTTCAAAGGAAAAGGAATTCGCTTCGGATTCTCGCCAGACGGCAAACGTGTGCTGCGCTATCCGGGGTCCGGCCATGTCCTTGTCGTAGCCGCGGCTCGCAGTGGAAAACTTTTGACCGTCGTCGCGACCATGATCCTTTCTCTGTCAAGGAAAGTAAGCCTTTGCCTTATAGATCCAAAGGCCGAAATTATTTCAATAGTGGGAAAGGCTCGAAGGGCCTGCGGCAAAGTCGCGGTGTGGAACCCCTACGAAATCTGTCTCGACTATATGAAGGGCCTGCGTCAGGTGAGCCTGAACCCTATGGATGACATTGACCCGCATTCCATCAACTTTTGGTCCGACTGCTGGAAACTTGTCAGCACACATTGGGACGAATCAGAAGAGAAGAGCGATCCGCATTGGGGTCCGTCCGGCAAGTCCTTGTTTGGGGGAATCGTCCAGGTGCTTGTCAAATACGGCAAGCCTGAAGAAAGAAATCTGCCCACTGCGAGGGCCATCCTTACCGGTGCAAACGGCCACTCTATCCACGAATTTGCGCGAGAAGTGATGGCTCTTAATGATCCATCGTTGCAGCAAATCTTCGCACGTTATGCCGCGAAGGGAGCCGAAGAGAGTAAGGAAATTCAGAGCTTCATCTCGACAGCAACGACCCAGACAGAATTCCTGAATGACCCAGCCATTGCTGGAAAGCTGATGCGGTCTGATGTGAGCGTTCGCGACCTCGTGCGAGAGGCGGGAACGACGTTGGCGATATGCCTGCCGGTCAATCGGCTGCATACCAGCAAGGCCTTTTCACTCTTCTCGGGGTGGGTGCTGCACATAACTCTTGAAGAGGGACAAAAGGGTCGCAGATCGGATTGCATCGTGGTGATCGATGAGATGAGTTTGATCGGTTACAGCAAGGCTTGGCAGGATGCATTCGCTCTTGCGGCGGGTGCAGCAGGTCTCAAAATCGTTGCGATATACCAGGACGTTTCGCAAATCATGAACCAGTTCGGCAAGGCGTGGCCGACGATTGTCCAGAATTGCGGCCTGACCATCTGGTTCGGCGCTCGGGATCAGGCAACGCGGGACGTTGTCTCAAAACTTGCCGGAGAAACGGAAGTCCTGAGCCGCAATCGCAGCGTGTCAATCGACCACCTGACAGGCGAGCCGCATGTATCGGATAGCGCGTCATCAGTCGTGCGCCCGGTCATCCGCCCGAGTGAAGTCGGTGCCCTCGCAAGTGACGAAATGCTCGTGTTCTGTGAGGGTGTGCGTGGTGTCATCAAGGCCAAACGGAAGCCCTATTTGAGTGAGTTTCGCGGGCGATATGGCAAGAATCCTTACTTCAAAGAGACGGGAATCCTAAGCAAATTGTTTGAGTAA
- a CDS encoding DMT family transporter, which produces MGNKPSAPETEPESSKKRAQRSDWLPIGALALLCSFWAIDTLRADVLPDLFPDPLPRFEGASISFVLFAAAAALLGMVSKAKWPRGRVLLDAIWIGAGMFVIPAVLIYLSDGRVSKLSQAALFSLVPVFALIFEPYIGADPTGPRRGGLLAALIALTGMLFAFPVQIPASIPTALGFCTVILGTAFAAAANCKAVVLITETAKQSRMPIIAIAAATVSAGFAGAGAVTEHAVWQWSLLGPHLLWSAAVELPGLFLLFWLMHRMSAVRMSTRYLIAPLISILLGVLLLHPIVQPRTWLGLLLVAAGAAYLLLTPEGQPENEVETSTLSLH; this is translated from the coding sequence ATGGGAAATAAGCCATCAGCACCCGAAACAGAGCCAGAATCCAGCAAAAAGCGGGCGCAGCGCTCCGATTGGCTGCCAATCGGAGCGCTGGCTCTGCTTTGCTCGTTTTGGGCCATCGACACGTTGCGAGCGGACGTCCTGCCCGATCTGTTTCCCGATCCCCTGCCTCGCTTTGAGGGAGCGAGCATCTCCTTCGTCCTGTTCGCAGCAGCAGCGGCCCTTCTGGGTATGGTGAGCAAGGCGAAGTGGCCGCGTGGGCGAGTGCTGCTGGATGCGATCTGGATTGGCGCCGGGATGTTCGTCATTCCCGCCGTGCTTATCTATCTATCGGATGGCCGCGTTTCAAAGCTGTCGCAGGCAGCCTTGTTTTCGCTCGTGCCTGTATTTGCTCTGATCTTTGAACCCTACATCGGTGCTGATCCTACCGGGCCGAGACGAGGTGGCCTGCTTGCGGCGCTCATAGCTCTCACTGGGATGCTCTTCGCCTTTCCCGTTCAAATTCCCGCTTCCATTCCAACAGCGTTGGGCTTTTGTACCGTGATCTTAGGAACAGCCTTCGCGGCTGCCGCAAATTGCAAAGCAGTCGTGTTGATAACTGAAACAGCAAAACAATCGCGAATGCCGATAATCGCGATTGCAGCGGCAACCGTGTCCGCCGGGTTCGCCGGAGCCGGCGCAGTAACGGAGCACGCCGTGTGGCAATGGAGCCTGCTCGGACCGCATCTGCTATGGTCCGCAGCCGTGGAGCTGCCCGGCCTTTTTCTCCTCTTCTGGCTGATGCATCGCATGTCCGCAGTGCGCATGTCTACGCGATATCTCATTGCCCCGCTTATATCAATCCTGCTGGGAGTGCTGCTGCTGCACCCCATCGTGCAGCCTCGAACATGGCTGGGATTACTGTTGGTAGCAGCGGGAGCAGCCTACCTGTTGCTAACCCCGGAAGGCCAGCCAGAAAACGAAGTAGAGACAAGCACGCTTTCTCTTCATTGA